A region from the Branchiostoma floridae strain S238N-H82 chromosome 9, Bfl_VNyyK, whole genome shotgun sequence genome encodes:
- the LOC118423009 gene encoding 28S ribosomal protein S31, mitochondrial-like, whose amino-acid sequence MAARHTFFLVSSTSQRIFSLGASDAEVDPRLVAAAKDMASSLGGGERVESALLLQLTLVTFVLMCAAVMESSDGEVDPRLVAAANIGNICVDVCSSDGEVDPRLVAAAKDVASSLGGGERVESALLQLTLSGGRGEGRVCTAAAANIGNICVDVCSSDGEVDPRLVAAAKDVASSLGGGERVESALLQQLRRHEDTTSAAKSAATPAETSADNSSLGDLISGLRVVQGQKTNRNATRGNRSEVKNFRQEFQQTRQTQPRSEQVFRKERRSLFEGKRLGIFMQEEVNSWEPDAPTLWDEEQKAELQTQVDRPPRNGFEEMIQWTKEGKMWTFPIQNDQGLEEEAAVGFHEHVFLEDLLEGFPEKGPIRHFMELVVTGLSKNPYLTLQQKREHVDWFRKYFQETEPILRASGSLTA is encoded by the exons atggctgccaggCACACGTTTTTCCTCGTCAGTTCGACTTCACAGCGGATTTTTAGCCTTGGAGCGAg TGATGCTGAGGTGGACCCCCGACTGGTGGCAGCAGCTAAAGACATGGCCTCCAGTCTGGGGGGAGGGGAGAGGGTAGAGTCTGCACTGCTGCTGCAGCTAACATTAGTAACATTTGTGTTGATGTGTGCAGCAGTGATGGAGAG CAGTGATGGAGAGGTGGATCCCCGACTGGTGGCAGCAGCTAACATTGGTAACATTTGTGTTGATGTGTGCAGCAGTGATGGAGAGGTGGATCCCCGACTGGTGGCAGCAGCTAAAGACGTGGCCTCCAGTCTGGGGGGAGGGGAGAGGGTAGAGTCTGCACTGCTGCAGCTAACATTG TCTGGGGGGAGGGGAGAGGGTAGAGTCTGCACTGCTGCTGCAGCTAACATTGGTAACATTTGTGTTGATGTGTGCAGCAGTGATGGAGAGGTGGATCCCCGACTGGTGGCAGCAGCTAAAGACGTGGCCTCCAGTCTGGGGGGAGGGGAGAGGGTGGAGTCTGCACTCCTGCAGCAGCTCAGGAGACATGAGGACACCACGTCCGCAGCGAAGTCCGCAGCCACGCCTGCAGAGACGTCTGCAGACAACAGCAGTCTGGG GGACCTGATTTCTGGATTACGAGTGGTACAAGGCCAGAAGACCAACAGGAATGCAACCAGGGGGAACAG GTCGGAGGTGAAGAACTTTCGTCAGGAATTTCAGCAGACGAGACAAACTCAGCCCAGATCAGAGCAAGTCTTCAGGAAAGAGAGgag GTCGTTGTTTGAGGGGAAACGACTGGGAATCTTCATGCAGGAGGAGGTTAACAGCTGGGAGCCTGATG CACCTACATTATGGGATGAGGAGCAGAAAGCAGAGCTGCAGACACAAGTGGACCGTCCTCCTCGTAACGGGTTTGAGGAGATGATACAGTGGACTAAAGAAGGCAAGATGTGGACCTTTCCCATCCAGAATGACCAAG GTCTGGAAGAAGAGGCAGCAGTTGGTTTCCATGAACACGTGTTCCTAGAGGATCTACTAGAGGGTTTCCCAGAGAAGGGACCCATCAGGCACTTCATGGAGCTGGTCGTAACAGGGCTCTCCAAAAACCCCTACCTGACCCTACAGCAGAAGAGAGAACACGTGGACTGGTTCCGGAAATATTTCCAAGAAACGGAGCCCATTCTTAGAGCGTCAGGTTCCTTG
- the LOC118422495 gene encoding uncharacterized protein LOC118422495: protein MGCTNTKVHPVNFDPVPQAKETWFERKVKRRSGKVKQNLLRCLHRDSNLKTRKIAWPEQPRSVKTTQNNEDAFSVKTTQSNEDAVSVKTTQNIEDAFSVKTTQSNEDAVSVKTTQSAEDALSVKCTLSNEDAVSVKTTQSKEDALSVKCTLSNEDEISVKTTQSNEDALSGDSSFSDDVSDVSTLTTESESSNLSEDVSDVSTLTTESESSSLSEDVSDVSTLTTESDTETSTSSGSFESVIDLPVSPPKPSRGQTTPVPKTLVPKTLAPKTREEILLKNIARAGFQIDPVPRDGDCFFGAAARQLGRGEPRIDTTALQLRKDLVHHIRAHSEKFCVAVPGGFWAFQQELDRLARRGHWCSDVADVLPIALADFTSREVVLITSTDMQVMVLPPEGEESGTPLVLAYLTTPGGEHYDAVRFVGG from the exons ATGGGGTGTACGAACACCAAGGTTCACCCAGTGAATTTTGACCCAGTGCCTCAAGCCAAGGAGACCTG GTTCGAAAGGAAGGTTAAGAGACGCTCGGGGAAGGTGAAACAAAACTTACTCAGATGCCTTCACCGAGACTCGAATTTGAAGACCAGGAAGATTGCGTGGCCTGAGCAGCCCAGAAGTGTGAAGACCACACAGAACAACGAGGACGCATTCTCAGTGAAGACCACACAAAGCAACGAGGACGCAGTCTCAGTGAAGACCACACAGAACATCGAGGACGCATTCTCAGTGAAGACCACACAAAGCAACGAGGACGCAGTCTCAGTGAAGACCACGCAAAGCGCGGAAGACGCACTCTCAGTGAAGTGCACACTAAGCAACGAGGACGCAGTCTCAGTGAAGACCACGCAAAGCAAGGAAGACGCACTCTCAGTGAAGTGCACACTAAGCAACGAGGACGAAATCTCAGTGAAGACCACGCAAAGCAACGAGGACGCACTCTCTGGAGATAGCAGCTTTTCTGATGACGTCTCAGATGTCTCTACATTAACAACAGAGTCTGAGAGTAGCAACTTATCTGAAGACGTCTCAGATGTCTCTACATTAACGACAGAGTCTGAGAGTAGCAGCTTATCTGAAGACGTCTCAGATGTCTCTACATTAACGACAGAGTCTGATACTGAGACTAGCACGTCATCCGGATCCTTCGAATCAGTCATCGACCTCCCCGTTTCCCCGCCCAAACCATCACGCGGGCAGACGACACCCGTCCCGAAGACACTCGTCCCGAAGACACTCGCCCCGAAGACGAGAGAAGAAATACTCCTCAAGAACATCGCAAGAGCAGGCTTCCAGATCGACCCAGTGCCTCGGGACGGGGATTGTTTTTTCGGTGCGGCCGCCAGACAACTCGGCAGAGGAGAACCCCGTATTGACACCACCGCCCTGCAGCTCCGTAAAGACCTAGTGCACCACATCAGGGCTCACAGTGAGAAGTTCTGCGTAGCGGTACCGGGCGGTTTCTGGGCGTTCCAACAGGAGTTGGACAGGCTGGCACGGCGGGGCCACTGGTGCTCGGATGTAGCAGACGTCCTTCCGATCGCTTTGGCGGATTTTACGTCTAGAGAGGTTGTGCTGATCACCAGCACCGACATGCAGGTCATGGTGCTGCCGCCAGAGGGCGAGGAGTCAGGCACCCCGCTAGTGTTGGCCTACCTGACTACCCCGGGCGGAGAGCACTACGATGCCGTCAGGTTCGTGGGAGGCTGA